In Chryseobacterium lactis, a single genomic region encodes these proteins:
- a CDS encoding thioesterase II family protein — protein MNTISSKPQLFLLHYAGGDRNSFRPLLENLHSYFQIETPELPGRGNRMAEPFLKNKKEAVEELLDQIKKTRQKNVPYLIYGHSMGAILGLEICRIMEENGDGPEYFIPTGYPGPNIKNNAPIAGLPRAEFFAEVKKLGGLSDEVMEIEELLDFFEPVLRADFGLLENKENKPFEGKIQTPVYAIMGKTEQYALNIRNWKNYTDADCECHIVNGNHFFINQNFNYLAQVIKNLINITLAK, from the coding sequence ATGAACACAATATCATCAAAACCACAGCTGTTTTTACTGCATTATGCAGGAGGGGACAGAAACTCATTCCGTCCATTACTGGAAAATCTGCATTCTTATTTTCAAATAGAAACGCCGGAGCTTCCTGGCAGGGGAAATCGTATGGCAGAACCTTTTCTGAAAAATAAAAAAGAAGCAGTAGAAGAACTGTTAGATCAGATAAAAAAAACAAGACAGAAAAATGTACCCTATCTCATCTACGGACACAGTATGGGAGCTATACTCGGCCTTGAAATCTGTCGTATCATGGAAGAAAATGGAGACGGCCCGGAATATTTTATTCCCACAGGATATCCAGGTCCCAACATTAAAAACAATGCTCCTATTGCAGGACTTCCAAGAGCTGAATTTTTTGCTGAGGTTAAAAAACTAGGCGGATTATCAGATGAGGTCATGGAAATAGAAGAGCTGTTGGATTTTTTTGAACCGGTACTCAGAGCCGATTTCGGATTGCTTGAAAATAAAGAGAACAAACCGTTCGAAGGGAAAATACAAACGCCTGTTTATGCCATCATGGGAAAAACAGAACAATATGCACTCAACATCAGGAATTGGAAAAATTATACCGATGCCGACTGTGAATGTCATATTGTAAACGGGAACCACTTCTTTATCAATCAGAATTTTAATTATCTGGCTCAGGTTATTAAAAATCTGATAAACATAACCTTAGCTAAATAA
- a CDS encoding TCR/Tet family MFS transporter gives MTKKKEHALAFIYITILIDIIGIGIIVPVLPGLISKLAHAKDLSVTAQYIGLFVSVYALMQFLFAPILGNLSDRYGRRPVLLCSLLGLGIDYLILALAPNMVWLFIGRLIIGIMGSSMTTATAYVSDISTPEKKGQNFGMISAIAGIGFIIGPVIGGLLGQYGERVPFYAAAALSLLNLIYGFFVLPESLTEENRRPFSWKTANPIGVMKSLNKEILAPSLIFAFVLIALAGHAIQSTWNVYTMERFSWKEDMIGYSLGFLGLLIAIFQGVLIGFFINKLGQVKAIVVFLSFYCVSLLLFGLANKGWMMFVIMIPYALGGMASPILQALISSKVSANKQGLLQGGLSSVLSITSIFGPLLMTGIFSYFSSGQGSVVYSGAPFILGSVLASAGSLCIYLGIKNEKPVESAIKDN, from the coding sequence ATGACTAAGAAAAAAGAACACGCACTGGCATTTATTTATATTACCATTCTGATTGACATTATCGGAATCGGAATTATTGTTCCCGTTTTACCGGGATTGATTTCAAAACTGGCGCATGCAAAAGATTTAAGTGTCACCGCGCAATATATCGGATTATTTGTTTCCGTTTATGCTTTAATGCAATTTTTATTTGCCCCTATTTTAGGAAATTTAAGTGACCGGTATGGGCGGCGGCCTGTTCTTTTATGTTCTTTGCTGGGACTTGGGATCGATTATCTCATTCTTGCCCTCGCTCCCAATATGGTCTGGCTGTTCATCGGAAGGCTGATTATTGGTATTATGGGATCCAGTATGACGACTGCAACAGCTTATGTTTCAGACATCAGTACCCCTGAAAAAAAAGGACAGAACTTCGGAATGATAAGCGCTATTGCCGGAATCGGATTTATTATTGGTCCTGTAATTGGCGGGTTGCTAGGACAGTATGGGGAACGTGTTCCCTTTTATGCTGCAGCTGCACTAAGCTTACTTAACCTTATCTACGGATTTTTTGTTCTGCCTGAATCCCTTACAGAAGAAAATAGACGACCCTTTTCCTGGAAAACCGCTAATCCAATTGGAGTGATGAAAAGTTTAAACAAAGAAATATTAGCTCCCTCACTGATCTTTGCCTTTGTTCTTATTGCCCTGGCCGGACATGCCATACAAAGCACATGGAATGTCTATACTATGGAAAGATTCAGCTGGAAAGAAGATATGATCGGATATTCACTGGGATTTCTTGGGCTTTTGATTGCAATCTTTCAAGGAGTACTGATCGGTTTTTTCATCAATAAATTGGGACAGGTGAAAGCAATTGTGGTCTTCCTCTCATTCTATTGCGTCAGTCTTTTATTATTCGGATTGGCCAATAAAGGATGGATGATGTTTGTGATCATGATTCCTTATGCACTGGGAGGAATGGCTTCTCCCATACTGCAGGCCCTGATTTCTTCAAAAGTATCTGCAAACAAACAAGGTCTTTTGCAGGGTGGATTATCAAGTGTTCTCAGCATTACCTCAATTTTTGGTCCTTTACTGATGACCGGAATATTTTCCTATTTTTCTTCAGGACAAGGGAGTGTGGTATATAGTGGAGCCCCTTTTATTTTAGGTTCTGTCCTGGCTTCTGCAGGAAGTTTATGCATTTATCTGGGAATAAAAAATGAAAAACCGGTGGAAAGTGCAATAAAAGACAACTAA
- a CDS encoding AraC family transcriptional regulator, with translation MSINAFELEEYKKRIVKTIRYIDENLDADLSLEKIAGISAYSPFHFHRIFKLITGETLQNYIIRKRTEKSAFFLALRKDVGIKDICFELGFSNHSVFTKTFKKYYGVPPSEFRKTSPETFHKILQLQRKNGQVDTVFSQYICNIENLLNWTTMNLKIEVKEMPEMNLASVMSLGIVNVEPSFNVLVDWAVKKNLFPRENVKMISVYHDSFKVTPPDKVRIHACMLLKEKLEKQEGEIFSETLEGGKYIVGSGEVTLHDFEQCWVSLFLWMNEHHYSMRRAFPFEIYHSNFKEHPEGKMIVDFCIPVY, from the coding sequence TTGTCTATCAACGCTTTTGAATTGGAAGAATATAAAAAAAGAATTGTAAAGACCATCCGGTACATTGATGAAAATCTGGATGCTGATCTCTCTCTGGAAAAAATTGCCGGGATCAGTGCGTATTCGCCATTTCATTTTCACAGAATTTTTAAATTGATCACCGGAGAAACCCTTCAGAACTATATCATCAGAAAAAGAACAGAAAAAAGTGCCTTTTTTCTGGCGCTGCGCAAAGACGTGGGAATCAAAGATATTTGCTTTGAACTTGGCTTTTCAAATCACTCGGTTTTTACCAAAACATTTAAAAAATATTACGGAGTTCCTCCTTCAGAATTCCGTAAAACATCTCCCGAAACATTTCACAAGATTTTACAATTACAGCGCAAGAACGGACAAGTCGATACGGTTTTCAGCCAATACATTTGCAATATAGAAAACCTGTTAAATTGGACTACAATGAATTTAAAAATCGAAGTAAAAGAAATGCCGGAAATGAATCTGGCGTCTGTAATGAGCTTAGGAATTGTAAATGTGGAACCGTCTTTCAATGTGTTAGTCGACTGGGCCGTAAAGAAGAACCTCTTTCCCCGGGAAAACGTCAAGATGATTTCTGTATATCACGACAGTTTTAAAGTAACTCCACCCGATAAGGTTAGAATTCATGCCTGTATGCTGCTTAAGGAAAAGCTTGAGAAACAGGAAGGAGAAATATTTTCTGAAACCCTTGAGGGCGGAAAGTATATCGTGGGCAGCGGAGAGGTCACCCTCCACGATTTTGAGCAATGCTGGGTTTCCCTCTTTTTATGGATGAATGAGCATCATTATTCCATGCGGCGAGCGTTTCCTTTTGAGATCTATCACTCAAATTTTAAAGAACATCCTGAAGGAAAAATGATCGTGGATTTTTGTATTCCGGTTTATTAA
- a CDS encoding TonB-dependent receptor, which produces MKTQGQKILFLISFFAFIIGYSQIKVSGKVTFKNKGIPEVNVTLKDTYDGATTDAQGNFSFETSEKGSRILTFIHPKYEEVEKSINVDNQEVVISVSLKEQISEIDAIVVSAGSIEASDKKRATALLSPIDIYTTAGADGQISSALTYLPGVQKVGDKEGLFIRGGTGTESKIFMDGSLINNYFSNSIPGIAGRDQFNTSLFKGNIFSSGGYSALYGQALSGALLLESVDLPDQSSYDVAISPIFLSGGFQRLSNDKTHSFGATLGYSMLNLMQKALNFNTNFIDAPQGLNSDFNFRIKTKSGGFLKYYGMYNSNKMGVKTESLEPGYDFALVRLNGENTYHNLSFRQKFGKYLLNVGGSYSYNRSDLNFSTETNDAESGKTRLLTDGNYINFKAVLERKINKISAIRGGFELNNTDEKLNFGDVNKQYNDLISSAFVETDLGFSNALSAKIGVRAENSSFLNKSNIAPRLALAYRFAKDWTSSFAYGLFYQNPESKYINGPANLDFQKSQHYIFQVQRASEGRTLRFEAFYKKYDQLIKTFNINPGKEQNQQIQTALNNDGYGYAKGLELFWRDNKKTFKNIDYWITYSFLDSKRDFLNYPVSLKPSFAAEHTLSAVVKRFIPEWKLGVNMSYTYTKGRPYYDIATQFDEGKSINYVRNEGRLKDYNALNFSFNYLPNLGKKDAKAFMVLVLSVTNVLGSKNVYGYNFSVDGSRSSAVVPPVNTFVFVGAFISFGTDKTEDAINNNL; this is translated from the coding sequence ATGAAAACTCAAGGACAAAAAATACTATTTCTGATCTCCTTTTTTGCTTTTATAATAGGATATTCCCAGATAAAAGTATCGGGGAAAGTTACCTTTAAAAACAAAGGGATACCTGAAGTAAATGTCACTTTAAAAGATACATATGACGGAGCGACTACTGATGCGCAGGGTAATTTCTCTTTTGAAACTTCAGAAAAAGGGAGCCGGATATTAACATTTATCCATCCCAAATATGAAGAAGTTGAAAAAAGTATTAATGTTGACAATCAGGAGGTTGTAATAAGTGTTTCACTTAAAGAGCAGATCAGTGAAATTGATGCAATCGTGGTTTCTGCGGGTTCCATTGAAGCCAGCGACAAAAAAAGAGCAACGGCTTTGCTTAGCCCTATTGATATCTATACCACTGCCGGTGCAGACGGGCAGATTTCTTCAGCTTTAACTTATCTTCCGGGAGTTCAGAAAGTTGGTGATAAGGAAGGGCTATTCATCAGAGGGGGTACGGGAACAGAATCCAAAATCTTTATGGATGGAAGCTTAATCAACAATTATTTCTCTAATTCTATTCCGGGAATTGCGGGAAGAGATCAATTCAATACTTCTCTCTTTAAAGGAAATATATTCTCAAGTGGCGGATATTCTGCATTATATGGGCAGGCTCTTTCCGGAGCTTTATTGTTGGAAAGTGTAGACCTTCCGGATCAGAGTTCTTATGATGTTGCAATTTCTCCTATCTTTTTAAGTGGCGGATTTCAGAGGCTTAGTAATGATAAAACCCACTCTTTTGGAGCAACGTTAGGATATTCAATGTTAAATCTGATGCAAAAAGCTCTTAACTTCAATACCAATTTCATTGATGCACCACAAGGTTTAAACAGTGATTTTAATTTTAGAATAAAAACAAAATCCGGCGGATTTCTAAAATATTACGGGATGTACAACTCCAATAAAATGGGGGTGAAAACGGAAAGCCTGGAACCCGGATATGATTTTGCCCTGGTAAGGCTCAACGGAGAAAATACCTATCATAACTTATCTTTCAGACAGAAGTTCGGAAAATACCTGCTGAATGTAGGAGGTTCTTATTCATACAACAGATCGGATCTTAACTTTTCTACGGAGACGAATGATGCAGAATCAGGGAAGACAAGATTGCTGACAGATGGAAATTATATCAACTTCAAAGCTGTTTTAGAAAGAAAAATTAATAAAATAAGTGCTATCAGAGGCGGTTTTGAATTAAATAACACCGATGAAAAACTAAACTTCGGAGACGTCAATAAACAATATAACGACCTGATTTCCTCCGCTTTTGTGGAAACTGATCTGGGCTTTAGCAATGCCTTATCTGCAAAGATCGGAGTAAGGGCAGAAAACTCATCTTTTTTAAACAAAAGCAATATTGCACCTCGTTTAGCATTAGCCTACCGCTTTGCAAAAGACTGGACCTCTTCTTTCGCCTATGGTCTTTTTTACCAGAATCCCGAAAGCAAATATATCAACGGTCCGGCAAATCTGGATTTTCAAAAATCACAGCACTATATTTTTCAGGTGCAGAGAGCTTCAGAGGGAAGGACTCTACGTTTTGAAGCCTTTTATAAAAAATATGACCAACTCATCAAGACCTTTAATATCAATCCTGGAAAAGAACAGAATCAACAGATTCAGACTGCTTTAAATAATGACGGCTACGGCTATGCAAAAGGATTGGAGTTATTTTGGAGAGACAATAAAAAAACTTTTAAAAATATAGATTACTGGATCACTTATTCGTTTCTGGATTCAAAAAGGGACTTTCTGAATTATCCGGTGAGCTTAAAACCAAGCTTTGCAGCAGAACATACACTGTCAGCAGTAGTAAAAAGATTCATCCCTGAATGGAAACTAGGTGTAAATATGTCATATACCTACACCAAAGGACGTCCTTACTATGATATTGCAACTCAGTTTGACGAGGGAAAATCCATCAATTATGTAAGAAATGAAGGCAGACTGAAAGATTATAATGCTCTTAATTTTAGTTTCAATTATCTGCCTAATCTAGGGAAAAAAGATGCCAAAGCATTTATGGTACTGGTATTGAGTGTTACCAATGTTTTAGGATCTAAAAATGTATATGGATACAATTTTTCTGTAGATGGATCCCGAAGCTCAGCTGTTGTTCCTCCTGTAAATACATTCGTTTTTGTGGGCGCTTTTATAAGTTTTGGAACAGATAAAACAGAAGATGCGATTAATAATAACCTATAA
- a CDS encoding 2TM domain-containing protein, whose protein sequence is MKRKFIKILLWTSLGTTLFFFLFFNEKNLHSFLITLLLSTMYSFVLGMGNGFINEYLNRKFPWSEATKTRAVLSIISIVVGNFILVYFCNFMNYVVIQKTATIEEFFSQKYGLTNWFMINIALLITTFLHAKGFMEELKKTSRKEVVEQKLIAKSANAQFESLKNQLDPHFLFNSLNVLSSLIDENPQQAQKFTASMSKIYRYVLEQKDKELVTVEDEIEFAKTYCDLLKTRFEDSVDFTFEVKKEDYREYVVPLSLQLLLENCIKHNFATSSRPLMIRIFSDNDILCIENNLQVREQIKESSGIGLANIVQRYALLTRRNVFIEKSEDYFKVKLPMLSSKPNVVSVQQDDESKAYQKAQKRVKEIKGFYTNLISYCIIIPFLIFINLFSRSGNYWFWFPAVGWGIGLASHAFQVFGVGGSWQEKKIREIMDKQKNKHHGKL, encoded by the coding sequence ATGAAACGTAAATTCATTAAAATATTACTTTGGACCTCTTTGGGAACTACTTTGTTCTTCTTTTTATTCTTTAATGAAAAGAATCTCCACTCTTTTTTGATCACACTGCTGCTCTCCACAATGTATTCCTTTGTATTGGGAATGGGAAACGGATTTATTAATGAATATCTTAATAGAAAATTCCCCTGGTCTGAAGCCACGAAAACAAGAGCGGTCCTGAGTATTATTTCAATTGTTGTCGGTAATTTTATTCTTGTTTATTTCTGCAACTTTATGAATTATGTTGTGATTCAGAAAACTGCCACTATTGAAGAGTTTTTCTCCCAAAAATATGGTTTGACCAACTGGTTTATGATCAATATTGCGCTGCTGATTACTACTTTTCTTCATGCCAAAGGATTTATGGAGGAGCTTAAAAAGACTTCCAGAAAAGAAGTGGTGGAACAAAAACTGATTGCCAAGTCTGCCAATGCACAATTTGAGAGTTTAAAAAACCAGCTCGATCCTCATTTTCTTTTTAATTCATTAAATGTTTTAAGCTCTTTAATTGACGAAAACCCGCAGCAGGCACAAAAGTTTACCGCTTCAATGTCAAAGATTTACCGGTATGTACTTGAACAAAAAGATAAAGAACTGGTAACGGTGGAAGATGAGATAGAATTTGCGAAAACCTATTGTGATCTTTTAAAAACAAGATTTGAAGACAGTGTAGATTTTACCTTTGAGGTGAAAAAAGAAGATTACCGAGAATATGTAGTGCCGCTTTCTTTACAGCTCTTATTGGAAAACTGTATCAAACATAATTTTGCAACGTCTTCAAGACCTTTGATGATAAGGATATTTTCAGACAATGATATCCTCTGTATTGAAAATAACCTTCAGGTACGGGAGCAGATCAAAGAAAGCTCGGGAATAGGGCTTGCTAATATTGTTCAGCGTTATGCACTTCTCACCAGAAGAAATGTGTTTATCGAAAAATCTGAAGATTATTTTAAAGTAAAGCTTCCGATGTTGTCATCTAAGCCTAATGTTGTCAGTGTTCAACAGGATGATGAATCCAAAGCTTATCAAAAAGCACAAAAAAGAGTGAAGGAAATCAAGGGATTTTATACCAACCTGATTTCTTATTGCATTATTATTCCGTTCTTAATTTTTATCAATCTTTTTAGCCGAAGTGGAAACTATTGGTTTTGGTTTCCAGCCGTAGGGTGGGGAATTGGATTGGCTTCTCATGCATTTCAGGTCTTCGGCGTAGGAGGATCCTGGCAGGAAAAGAAAATAAGGGAGATTATGGATAAACAAAAAAACAAACATCATGGAAAGCTTTAA
- a CDS encoding 2TM domain-containing protein — protein MESFNEDDIQYQQAKRQVDRLRGFYSHLFVYIMVNSIIVYYNYESLKPGESYFQFKNFFTATFWGIGLLAHAVTVFLFKSDMIRKWENKKIKEILERQNKQ, from the coding sequence ATGGAAAGCTTTAACGAAGATGATATTCAATATCAGCAGGCTAAACGACAGGTGGATCGCTTAAGAGGTTTCTACAGCCATTTATTCGTCTATATCATGGTCAATAGTATTATTGTCTACTATAACTATGAAAGCCTGAAGCCGGGCGAAAGTTATTTTCAATTCAAAAATTTCTTTACTGCCACATTCTGGGGAATTGGTCTGCTGGCTCATGCTGTCACCGTTTTTTTATTTAAAAGTGATATGATTAGAAAATGGGAGAACAAAAAAATTAAGGAAATTCTCGAAAGGCAAAACAAACAATAA
- a CDS encoding 2TM domain-containing protein: MENLETDDIRYQEAEKRVKRIRGFYMFIFIYIAVNLFILFLNYRELKPGQTIWHIKYFLLPFFWGMGLIAYGMRAFLPGFILGSKWEEKKIKELMEKEKDIE, from the coding sequence ATGGAAAATTTAGAAACAGACGATATCCGCTATCAGGAGGCGGAAAAAAGAGTAAAAAGGATCCGCGGCTTCTATATGTTTATCTTCATTTACATAGCTGTCAATTTGTTTATTTTATTTCTAAACTATAGAGAGCTTAAGCCTGGCCAAACGATCTGGCATATAAAATATTTTCTGCTCCCTTTTTTCTGGGGAATGGGATTGATAGCTTATGGAATGAGAGCTTTTCTGCCCGGGTTTATTCTCGGCAGTAAATGGGAAGAAAAGAAAATAAAAGAATTAATGGAGAAAGAGAAGGATATTGAATAG
- a CDS encoding methyltransferase family protein — MNILETVFAISMGAWFVTEFLYKNILKSGKEDKKGKDRSTLNILWLAIPFSIAASIMISSYTVFPIVKGTWICYLGEFFILIGIIFRFVIIRSLGKYFTVDVTIRDDHQIKREGFYKYLRHPSYAFSLLTSLGLGLYLNNWLSLIFAFVPPFLAFAYRIKVEEQALVEQFGDEYIEYRSKTKKLIPFIY, encoded by the coding sequence ATGAATATTCTAGAAACAGTTTTTGCCATTTCAATGGGCGCATGGTTTGTAACCGAATTTTTGTATAAAAATATACTCAAATCAGGTAAAGAAGATAAAAAAGGAAAGGATAGATCTACCCTGAATATCCTTTGGCTGGCCATTCCTTTTTCTATCGCAGCTTCTATTATGATTTCTTCTTACACTGTTTTTCCGATCGTAAAGGGTACCTGGATTTGTTATCTGGGCGAATTCTTTATTCTGATAGGAATCATTTTCAGGTTCGTCATTATCAGGTCTTTAGGAAAGTATTTTACAGTGGATGTGACCATAAGAGATGATCATCAAATAAAAAGAGAAGGATTTTATAAATACCTGAGACATCCGTCGTACGCTTTTTCTCTGTTGACCTCATTAGGGCTTGGTTTATATCTTAATAACTGGCTGTCGCTGATATTTGCTTTTGTGCCTCCGTTTCTGGCTTTTGCCTACAGAATTAAAGTGGAGGAGCAGGCTTTGGTGGAACAGTTTGGTGATGAATATATCGAATACAGAAGTAAGACCAAGAAACTCATCCCGTTTATTTACTAG
- a CDS encoding 2TM domain-containing protein translates to MEILSNKETVAYQKASKRVKELKEFYGNLTSYCIVIPFLAALNLLTAPGYLWFLWPMLGWGIGVAFHAVNVFGLGKSWEEKKIKELMDQERGKTKTL, encoded by the coding sequence ATGGAAATTTTATCCAACAAAGAAACAGTCGCTTACCAGAAAGCTTCAAAAAGAGTTAAAGAATTAAAAGAGTTTTACGGAAACCTTACCTCTTACTGTATTGTGATTCCATTTCTGGCAGCATTAAACCTTTTGACAGCTCCGGGATATTTATGGTTCTTATGGCCGATGTTAGGCTGGGGAATAGGAGTTGCATTTCATGCCGTAAACGTATTCGGACTTGGAAAAAGCTGGGAAGAGAAGAAGATAAAAGAATTGATGGACCAGGAAAGAGGAAAAACAAAAACATTATAA
- a CDS encoding 2TM domain-containing protein, whose translation MNYPAAYARTNSLKRFYKSLLFFGIVAIVILPSDLFESNIFEDHIVRIRLFDGYTILAIWALILTIKAIKLFLFDNKWEQDMIEKELQKDKQPIDY comes from the coding sequence ATGAACTATCCAGCTGCATATGCAAGAACCAACAGTCTTAAAAGATTTTACAAAAGCCTTCTCTTTTTTGGGATCGTAGCGATTGTAATACTTCCTTCCGACCTATTTGAAAGCAATATTTTTGAAGATCATATTGTAAGAATCAGATTGTTTGATGGCTATACCATACTGGCCATCTGGGCTCTTATTTTAACCATAAAAGCAATAAAACTCTTTCTTTTTGACAACAAATGGGAACAAGATATGATTGAAAAAGAACTTCAAAAAGACAAACAACCGATAGACTATTAA
- a CDS encoding LytR/AlgR family response regulator transcription factor has protein sequence MIKTVIIEDEKPASRKLERMLSNFPEIEVIAKIESVEEGVEWFTENEHPQLIFSDIVLGDGLSFDIFEKVPTKGFIIYTTAFDQYTLKAFKLNSIDYLLKPILEEDLAGAVEKFKSFIPANDTFGSQDIKQLIRKEKSTLSRVLVKIGYNLKIVQTQEVTCFYSENKIVYLQTEERSFPSDFTLDELEDVLDGKKFFRVNRQFIINSDYIKNIHTSPYYKVDLEFQPQEEITVSRDRVKDFKDWLVS, from the coding sequence ATGATCAAGACTGTCATTATCGAAGATGAAAAACCGGCTTCAAGAAAACTAGAGAGAATGTTAAGTAACTTTCCTGAAATTGAGGTAATTGCCAAGATAGAATCTGTAGAAGAAGGCGTGGAGTGGTTCACTGAAAATGAACATCCACAATTAATCTTTTCAGATATCGTCCTTGGAGACGGGCTTTCTTTCGATATATTTGAGAAAGTTCCCACCAAAGGATTTATCATCTATACAACAGCTTTTGATCAATATACCCTGAAAGCTTTCAAATTAAATAGTATCGATTATCTTTTAAAACCCATTTTAGAAGAAGATCTTGCCGGAGCTGTGGAAAAATTCAAATCCTTTATTCCTGCCAACGATACTTTTGGTTCTCAGGATATAAAACAGCTCATCAGAAAAGAAAAATCTACCCTTTCCAGGGTGTTGGTAAAAATCGGATATAATCTGAAGATTGTACAGACACAGGAAGTGACTTGTTTTTACAGTGAAAACAAAATCGTATACCTTCAGACAGAAGAACGTTCTTTTCCCTCAGATTTTACCTTGGACGAACTGGAAGATGTTCTGGATGGAAAGAAATTTTTCAGGGTCAACAGGCAGTTTATCATTAATTCAGATTATATTAAAAATATCCACACTTCCCCTTATTATAAAGTGGATCTTGAGTTTCAGCCTCAGGAAGAAATTACAGTAAGCCGGGATCGCGTGAAAGATTTTAAAGATTGGCTGGTCAGTTAA
- a CDS encoding DUF6051 family protein, whose amino-acid sequence MEYYELYEILKSHFDSGKEYVEIKDLNVTIESVPFISKASDSLHGSNNHNCTEHRQRLEIDENTYLHYDQPSVDIKDFDIECNKKFEYYILKRADVKTAQGCIIFFHGLNEKKWDKYLPWAYELAQRTRKAIILFPIAFHMNRAEPIWSDRHHMTEIVNFRKKRYPENTHFSYVNAAISSRLEAHPQRLFWSGLQTYSDIIEVVKDIKQNKIQSISPDAGLDLFGYSIGSFLSMIIKMADPEKFFTQSKVFCFCGGMTIDRMFPISKYIMDAQATIKMLSAFTELLSSDFRFDRRLKHYQNENLHPEESWFKKMLRYNYFQNEREERMREIQSQIKAYVLEKDAVAPPIEALNTLKGGYRNIGAEVEIQDFPYEYSHMVPFPLTHKHKKEVTEAFRQFVGAASSFFTQ is encoded by the coding sequence ATGGAATATTATGAGTTGTATGAAATTTTGAAAAGTCACTTTGATTCCGGGAAAGAGTATGTGGAGATCAAAGACTTAAATGTAACGATTGAATCTGTTCCTTTTATTTCTAAGGCTTCAGACTCCCTTCATGGTTCGAACAATCATAACTGTACCGAACATCGGCAGCGACTGGAAATTGATGAGAACACTTATCTCCATTATGATCAGCCATCGGTAGATATTAAGGATTTTGACATAGAATGCAATAAGAAATTTGAATATTATATTCTTAAAAGAGCCGATGTGAAAACAGCTCAGGGATGTATTATTTTTTTCCACGGGTTGAATGAAAAGAAATGGGACAAATATCTTCCGTGGGCTTATGAGCTGGCCCAAAGAACCCGTAAAGCAATTATTCTGTTCCCGATTGCTTTTCATATGAATCGGGCAGAACCGATCTGGAGTGACCGTCACCATATGACGGAAATTGTTAATTTCAGAAAAAAGAGATATCCTGAAAACACCCATTTTTCTTATGTAAATGCGGCTATAAGTTCCAGACTTGAAGCGCATCCTCAGAGGCTTTTCTGGTCAGGGTTGCAAACGTATTCTGATATCATTGAAGTAGTGAAGGATATTAAGCAAAACAAAATACAAAGTATTTCCCCTGACGCCGGTTTAGATTTATTCGGGTATTCCATAGGTTCATTTCTTTCTATGATTATAAAAATGGCAGATCCGGAAAAGTTTTTCACGCAGTCGAAAGTATTTTGTTTTTGTGGAGGCATGACGATTGACCGGATGTTTCCGATTTCAAAATATATTATGGATGCCCAAGCTACGATTAAAATGCTATCTGCCTTTACTGAACTCTTAAGTTCTGATTTCCGGTTTGACAGAAGGTTAAAGCATTATCAGAATGAGAATTTACATCCTGAAGAAAGCTGGTTCAAAAAGATGCTGCGCTACAACTATTTTCAAAATGAAAGAGAGGAAAGGATGCGTGAAATTCAATCTCAAATCAAGGCTTATGTCCTGGAAAAAGATGCGGTGGCTCCTCCGATTGAAGCTTTAAATACTTTAAAAGGCGGCTACCGGAATATTGGTGCAGAAGTTGAAATACAGGATTTCCCCTACGAATATTCTCATATGGTTCCTTTTCCTTTAACGCATAAACATAAGAAAGAAGTTACTGAGGCATTCCGGCAGTTTGTGGGGGCTGCAAGTAGTTTCTTTACTCAATAA